A genomic stretch from Chitinophaga agri includes:
- a CDS encoding TrmH family RNA methyltransferase, which yields MLSKAQIKYIQSLQHKKYRQKSSQFMAEGDKIVPELLQEGVPVKEVYATAAWISTHRTLLDRTPGVRVTEVDEHVLKQLSALTTPNQALALLDIPAATDITPGSLKGTVSLALETIQDPGNLGTIIRIADWFGIRQIICSPDCVDAYNPKTIQATMGSIARVRILESEILPFLQQAGVPSYAATLHGNDITQFSKLEEGIILIGNESRGLSDAVIGASTHKITIPRLGGAESLNAGVAAGIICGRLLI from the coding sequence ATGTTGTCGAAGGCGCAAATTAAGTATATTCAATCATTACAGCATAAAAAATACCGTCAAAAATCCAGCCAGTTCATGGCAGAGGGTGATAAGATCGTGCCAGAGCTGTTACAGGAGGGCGTTCCCGTTAAAGAGGTATATGCAACTGCTGCATGGATCAGTACTCACAGAACATTGCTGGATCGTACACCCGGTGTAAGGGTAACTGAAGTAGATGAGCATGTGCTCAAACAATTGTCAGCGCTGACCACGCCTAACCAGGCGCTGGCTTTGCTGGATATTCCTGCCGCAACTGATATCACACCCGGATCACTCAAGGGGACGGTATCATTGGCACTCGAAACAATCCAGGACCCGGGAAACCTGGGTACGATCATTCGTATAGCCGACTGGTTCGGTATCCGGCAGATCATCTGCTCGCCTGATTGTGTTGATGCCTATAATCCTAAAACTATACAGGCCACTATGGGCAGCATCGCCCGTGTAAGGATACTGGAAAGTGAGATCTTGCCTTTTCTGCAACAGGCAGGTGTACCTTCCTATGCAGCAACATTACATGGTAATGACATCACTCAGTTTTCAAAGCTGGAGGAAGGGATTATCCTGATAGGAAATGAGTCCCGCGGACTCAGTGATGCGGTGATCGGGGCAAGCACACATAAGATCACGATCCCCCGGCTGGGAGGTGCAGAATCGCTGAATGCAGGTGTAGCGGCAGGAATAATCTGTGGCAGACTACTAATATAA
- a CDS encoding ABC transporter permease — MRLSLLVARRIAFNRSSSFSRFIINIAIVATAISVAVMILSVALVNGFQQVIQQKIFSFWGHIHVTQYQPNAGPLTEQLPFIADSNMVRKLKMIPGITTVNAYATKSAIIKAEKDLEGIIFKGVDRQYNWGNIKQFLQEGEPIHYKDSSYAPEVVISVSLAKELQLKLHDPLIVYFIQGPGLPPRARKLTVGGIYKTGIEEYDKTYILGDLELIRKLNDWEPGTIGGYEIFTDNYKHMREIGQAAYEVVPEKLFLRSIEEIYPNIFAWLRLQNKNEIIILVIMTIVAVINMITAILILILERTNMVGIIKALGMRNFDIQKIFIYQAGYIVLAGLILGDILGIGIALLQKATGFFKLPEESYYMSVAAISLHWWEVALINVGTMLVCLLVLLVPSRVIRKITPVKAIQFK, encoded by the coding sequence ATGCGTTTATCTCTACTTGTCGCAAGACGGATCGCATTTAACCGGTCCTCTTCTTTTTCGAGGTTCATCATCAATATAGCCATTGTGGCTACCGCTATCAGCGTAGCCGTAATGATACTGTCAGTGGCCCTCGTCAATGGCTTCCAGCAGGTGATCCAGCAAAAGATATTCAGCTTCTGGGGCCACATCCATGTAACCCAGTACCAACCAAATGCCGGACCGTTGACAGAACAACTGCCATTCATAGCCGACAGTAATATGGTCCGTAAACTGAAAATGATCCCGGGTATCACCACCGTCAATGCATATGCTACCAAATCGGCGATCATAAAAGCGGAGAAAGACCTGGAAGGTATCATCTTCAAAGGGGTGGACCGCCAGTACAACTGGGGTAATATCAAACAGTTCCTGCAGGAAGGTGAGCCAATCCATTATAAAGACAGCTCCTATGCCCCTGAAGTAGTTATTTCCGTCAGTCTGGCCAAGGAATTACAACTCAAACTCCATGACCCGCTGATCGTATATTTTATACAGGGACCAGGATTGCCACCGCGTGCCCGTAAACTGACAGTAGGAGGTATCTATAAAACAGGGATTGAGGAATACGATAAAACCTATATCCTGGGCGACCTTGAACTGATCCGCAAACTGAATGACTGGGAACCGGGTACTATCGGTGGCTATGAGATCTTTACTGACAATTACAAACATATGCGGGAAATAGGACAGGCTGCCTATGAAGTGGTCCCTGAAAAGCTATTCCTGCGCTCCATAGAAGAGATCTATCCGAACATCTTCGCCTGGTTACGACTGCAGAATAAAAATGAGATCATCATCCTGGTCATCATGACCATAGTAGCGGTTATCAACATGATCACGGCTATTCTGATCCTCATCCTGGAACGTACGAATATGGTGGGTATTATCAAGGCATTGGGGATGCGAAACTTTGACATACAGAAGATCTTTATATATCAGGCGGGATATATTGTACTTGCCGGTCTTATACTGGGCGATATACTCGGTATCGGGATTGCGCTATTGCAAAAGGCCACCGGGTTCTTCAAATTACCCGAGGAATCGTATTATATGTCAGTAGCCGCTATTTCCCTTCACTGGTGGGAAGTGGCACTTATCAATGTTGGCACCATGCTGGTTTGCCTGCTAGTGCTGCTGGTCCCATCCAGGGTGATCAGAAAGATTACGCCGGTAAAAGCCATTCAATTCAAATAG
- a CDS encoding type IX secretion system plug protein, with translation MKFRTLFCMPLMCLLVYVLPVAAQENVVSPDHVYYSNIQSVKLNQAGDQLSFPMITLNGSERLELSFDDLDNDVKNYFYTYVLCNADWTPAQITQVEYLRGFSENRITDYRFSSIALQKYTHYTVQLPNSNCYPTRSGNYLLKVYLDSDTSQLVFTRRMLVVGNKAGVSGFIQQPVTPKIFRSHQKINFSVNTAGLNIINPFDQTKVMILQNYRWDNAIKFPRPLFVKGNVLEYNWEVDCVMPANKEWRWIDLRSFRLQTERVRHTDYAKDHTDIYALPDYERGGKMYQYIKDINGLYYLATLDDYNPFFEGDYATVHFSFPVPEPYAGYDMFILGELTNYECNDNSRMIFNPATKAYEGSLFLKQGFYNYEYTLVDNTVAGSKPSTELTEGDWWETENNYTILVYYRALGGRADELVATTTLNSMLSRK, from the coding sequence ATGAAGTTCAGAACCCTCTTCTGTATGCCGCTGATGTGCTTACTGGTATACGTTCTACCCGTAGCAGCACAAGAAAATGTAGTTAGTCCTGACCACGTATACTATAGTAATATCCAGTCAGTGAAACTGAACCAGGCCGGCGATCAGTTAAGCTTTCCCATGATCACTTTGAATGGCAGCGAAAGACTGGAGCTGAGCTTTGATGACCTGGACAATGATGTGAAGAACTACTTTTATACATATGTATTGTGTAATGCTGACTGGACACCAGCACAGATCACACAGGTTGAATATCTGAGAGGATTCTCAGAGAACAGGATAACAGATTATCGTTTTTCCAGTATCGCACTACAGAAATATACACACTACACAGTACAGTTACCTAATTCGAATTGTTATCCTACACGTTCCGGCAACTATCTGCTGAAAGTATATCTTGACAGTGATACAAGTCAGCTGGTATTTACGCGTCGTATGCTGGTGGTGGGGAATAAAGCCGGTGTAAGTGGATTTATCCAGCAGCCGGTAACGCCGAAGATCTTCCGTTCACATCAGAAGATCAACTTTTCAGTAAATACAGCGGGACTGAATATCATCAATCCTTTTGATCAGACAAAAGTGATGATCCTGCAGAACTACCGTTGGGATAATGCCATTAAGTTTCCCCGTCCGTTGTTCGTAAAAGGGAATGTGCTCGAATATAACTGGGAAGTAGATTGTGTGATGCCGGCCAATAAGGAATGGCGCTGGATAGACCTGCGTAGTTTTCGCTTACAGACGGAACGTGTAAGGCATACGGATTATGCAAAGGACCATACTGATATTTATGCATTGCCTGACTATGAAAGAGGAGGGAAGATGTACCAGTATATCAAGGATATTAATGGATTGTATTATCTCGCCACACTGGACGATTACAATCCTTTCTTTGAAGGAGATTATGCCACGGTACATTTTTCATTCCCGGTACCAGAGCCTTACGCAGGATACGATATGTTTATACTGGGAGAGCTGACCAATTACGAATGTAATGACAACAGCAGGATGATATTTAATCCTGCGACCAAGGCCTATGAAGGATCATTATTCCTGAAGCAGGGTTTTTACAATTACGAATACACGTTAGTGGATAACACGGTAGCAGGCAGCAAGCCAAGTACCGAACTGACAGAAGGGGACTGGTGGGAGACGGAGAATAATTATACCATACTGGTCTATTACCGTGCACTGGGCGGTCGTGCGGATGAACTGGTAGCGACGACGACGCTGAACTCGATGCTGAGCAGAAAGTAG
- a CDS encoding NAD(P)/FAD-dependent oxidoreductase, with product MIQPNIPETGQPRVVIVGGGFGGINLAKKLKNAPVQIVMLDRNNYHLFQPLLYQVSTAGLETDSIAFPLRGIFKNQKNFYFRMAEVTGVRPAENMLETGIGELKYDYLVFATGSNTNFFGNKIIEEHAIGMKSLIEAVQIRNYVIKQFEESLLLKDEEQIKAKLNFVMVGGGPTGVELAGAFAELRKYIMPKDYPELPVSLMSIYLIEGSNRILNGMSENSSKKSLESLEKLGVKVLCNAVVKEYDGKTLLLSNGETINTQSLLWAAGVKGVPVAGIPADVILPNGRIQVNEFNLVNGTQNIYAIGDIAQMVNDPKFPRGYPMVAQVAIQQGANLAANLVKIIRSAGQGLKAFKYNDLGSMATIGRNHAVAEFAGMKLSGFVAWMVWMAVHLMSLLGFRNKLVVFSNWFYRYFTFDRGTRIIIKRGAANIVKLRQTVN from the coding sequence ATGATTCAACCGAACATTCCGGAAACCGGGCAACCTCGCGTAGTCATCGTTGGTGGTGGTTTTGGTGGTATAAACCTCGCTAAGAAACTGAAGAATGCACCTGTACAGATTGTAATGCTGGACAGAAATAACTATCATCTCTTTCAACCTCTCTTATACCAGGTATCTACTGCTGGTCTTGAAACCGATAGTATCGCTTTTCCACTACGCGGCATATTTAAAAACCAGAAAAACTTCTATTTCAGAATGGCTGAAGTGACCGGTGTACGCCCAGCTGAAAACATGCTGGAAACTGGTATTGGCGAACTCAAATACGATTACCTCGTATTCGCAACAGGTAGTAACACCAACTTCTTCGGCAATAAGATCATTGAAGAACATGCCATCGGTATGAAGTCGCTCATCGAAGCGGTACAGATCCGTAACTATGTGATCAAACAGTTTGAAGAAAGTCTGCTGCTGAAAGACGAAGAGCAGATCAAAGCAAAACTCAATTTCGTCATGGTGGGTGGCGGGCCTACTGGTGTTGAACTGGCAGGTGCTTTCGCCGAATTACGCAAATATATCATGCCGAAAGATTATCCGGAACTGCCGGTATCTCTCATGAGTATCTATCTTATTGAAGGTAGTAACCGTATCCTGAACGGTATGAGTGAGAACTCTTCTAAAAAATCACTGGAAAGCCTGGAAAAACTCGGTGTTAAAGTATTATGCAATGCTGTCGTAAAAGAATATGATGGTAAAACACTCCTCCTGAGCAACGGTGAAACGATCAATACACAGTCCCTACTGTGGGCTGCCGGTGTAAAAGGTGTACCTGTAGCTGGTATCCCAGCTGATGTTATACTGCCGAACGGCCGTATTCAGGTCAATGAATTTAACCTGGTGAATGGCACTCAGAACATTTACGCAATCGGAGACATCGCTCAGATGGTGAATGATCCTAAGTTCCCAAGAGGTTATCCAATGGTGGCACAGGTAGCCATTCAGCAAGGTGCTAACCTCGCTGCTAACCTCGTAAAGATCATAAGATCTGCAGGACAGGGCCTGAAAGCATTTAAATATAATGACCTCGGTAGTATGGCTACTATCGGCCGTAACCACGCTGTAGCTGAATTTGCTGGCATGAAACTAAGCGGATTCGTAGCATGGATGGTATGGATGGCCGTACACCTTATGAGCCTTCTCGGTTTCAGAAATAAACTGGTTGTATTTAGTAACTGGTTCTATCGCTACTTCACATTTGACCGTGGTACACGTATTATCATAAAACGTGGCGCTGCGAATATTGTTAAGTTACGGCAAACAGTAAACTGA
- the fsa gene encoding fructose-6-phosphate aldolase: protein MKFFIDTANLAQIKEANDLGVLDGVTTNPSLMAKEGIKGEANILKHYETICEMVDGPISAEVLSTDFNSIIEEGKKLAAIHPNIVVKVPMIRDGVKALKWFTDNGIKTNCTLVFSAGQAILAAKAGASFVSPFIGRIDDSNWDGVDLIAQIAQIYSVQGFKTEILAASIRTPLHIIKCAEVGADVCTCPLDSILGLLKHPLTDIGLAKFLEDAKKM from the coding sequence ATGAAATTCTTCATAGATACTGCAAACCTTGCACAGATAAAAGAAGCAAACGACCTGGGCGTTCTTGATGGTGTTACCACAAACCCTTCCCTGATGGCTAAAGAAGGCATCAAAGGCGAAGCAAACATCCTCAAGCATTATGAAACAATTTGCGAGATGGTAGATGGCCCTATCAGTGCAGAAGTACTGTCTACTGACTTCAATTCAATCATTGAAGAAGGTAAGAAACTGGCGGCTATCCACCCAAACATCGTGGTGAAAGTGCCAATGATCAGAGACGGTGTAAAAGCACTGAAATGGTTCACTGACAACGGTATCAAAACTAACTGCACACTGGTGTTCTCTGCCGGTCAGGCCATCCTGGCTGCTAAAGCAGGTGCTTCCTTTGTATCTCCTTTCATCGGTCGTATCGATGATTCAAATTGGGACGGTGTTGACCTGATCGCTCAGATCGCTCAGATCTATAGCGTACAGGGCTTCAAAACTGAGATCCTGGCTGCTTCTATCCGTACCCCATTACACATCATTAAATGTGCTGAAGTTGGTGCTGATGTTTGTACCTGCCCGCTGGATTCTATCCTCGGTCTGCTGAAACACCCACTGACTGACATCGGTCTGGCCAAATTCCTGGAAGACGCAAAGAAGATGTAA
- a CDS encoding DUF5684 domain-containing protein — protein MQDVSSYESADAGAVLAGLGFTFFLFFIGIMVFYTICNWKIFTKAGKPGWACLVPIYGTIVMLEIVGKPWWYIFMFMIPIYGWFVLPIQLTHHLSKSFGKDVGFTLGLLFLGFIFVPLLAFSSDIQYVGPYGNPGGQSLDNQIGSIGNPAV, from the coding sequence ATGCAAGACGTTTCTTCTTATGAATCAGCTGATGCTGGCGCTGTGCTGGCAGGACTGGGTTTCACCTTCTTCCTGTTTTTCATCGGCATAATGGTATTCTACACCATTTGCAACTGGAAGATATTCACAAAAGCGGGCAAACCAGGATGGGCTTGTCTCGTTCCTATCTATGGCACCATCGTAATGCTTGAGATTGTAGGCAAACCATGGTGGTATATTTTTATGTTTATGATTCCTATTTATGGATGGTTTGTTTTGCCAATCCAGTTGACGCACCATCTGAGTAAGAGCTTTGGTAAAGATGTCGGATTTACCCTGGGACTCCTGTTCCTGGGCTTTATCTTTGTACCACTTCTTGCCTTCAGCAGCGACATACAATATGTTGGTCCTTATGGTAATCCGGGTGGACAATCCCTGGACAACCAGATCGGAAGCATTGGCAACCCGGCTGTTTAA
- a CDS encoding RDD family protein: MQNQFGDNTQSKGLLDDLHDIPTYTRKASKSDRFVNYFIDSLACNGISGMFMFSMVVTKMSSDAGDVDAAFSGMGFSWLIYYGISVVYYTLFEFGNGGRTLGKLVTRTHAVREDVSPLTLQDAFLRSLCRLIPFEVFSGFGDRPWHDTITKTIVIKK; encoded by the coding sequence ATGCAAAATCAATTTGGAGACAATACGCAGTCAAAGGGATTGCTTGACGATCTGCATGACATTCCTACCTATACAAGAAAGGCGAGTAAGTCTGACCGTTTCGTTAATTATTTTATTGATTCTCTTGCCTGCAATGGTATTTCCGGAATGTTCATGTTTAGTATGGTAGTAACGAAAATGTCATCCGACGCCGGTGATGTTGATGCAGCATTCTCTGGTATGGGTTTTAGCTGGCTAATCTATTATGGTATCTCAGTCGTCTACTATACCTTGTTTGAATTTGGTAATGGCGGACGGACACTTGGCAAGCTGGTTACACGGACGCATGCAGTACGTGAAGATGTATCACCACTGACGTTACAGGATGCGTTCCTCAGGTCCCTGTGCCGGCTTATACCGTTTGAAGTCTTCTCCGGCTTTGGTGATAGGCCATGGCACGACACGATCACCAAAACGATTGTCATCAAAAAATAA
- a CDS encoding RDD family protein: MANIKIPTSFNIELEFETANMFQRFGAWLIDTLIRVVYIIILSYTVRNLQLEEVASYVVYLFLGALPFAFYFLVLEIIMNGYTPGKYMLSIKVRNMQGGQPSTSQHLIRWLFRMLEAPYFFWNGIIPIVSMVRSPYDQRLGDVVAGTIVVSTKTKASLSETIFRDMSAIDYTPHFPQILKLSDRDMNKIKNLMDQAVKSNNPELTARVAYRVKDVLEIQTDMLPAEFLETILNDYNYYTTR, from the coding sequence ATGGCTAATATAAAAATACCTACTTCTTTTAATATAGAGCTTGAATTTGAGACGGCTAACATGTTTCAGCGTTTCGGAGCCTGGCTGATTGATACACTCATCAGAGTGGTGTATATTATTATCCTAAGTTATACAGTCAGGAACCTTCAACTGGAAGAAGTGGCCAGTTATGTGGTGTATCTTTTCCTGGGAGCATTACCATTTGCTTTCTATTTCCTTGTATTAGAGATCATTATGAATGGATATACGCCTGGTAAGTATATGCTGAGCATTAAAGTGAGAAATATGCAGGGTGGGCAGCCCAGTACGAGTCAGCATCTGATCAGATGGCTGTTCCGTATGCTGGAAGCTCCTTATTTTTTCTGGAACGGTATCATTCCGATCGTATCAATGGTGAGGTCGCCGTATGATCAGCGACTGGGTGATGTGGTGGCAGGAACGATCGTGGTAAGTACAAAAACCAAGGCCAGCCTGAGTGAAACGATCTTTAGAGATATGTCAGCGATAGATTATACGCCACATTTCCCACAGATATTGAAATTGTCAGACAGGGATATGAATAAGATCAAGAACCTGATGGATCAGGCAGTAAAGTCTAATAACCCTGAACTGACAGCACGTGTTGCATATCGGGTAAAAGATGTGCTTGAGATACAAACAGACATGCTGCCAGCTGAATTTCTCGAAACGATCCTGAACGACTATAACTATTACACTACGAGATAG
- a CDS encoding stage II sporulation protein M, whose amino-acid sequence MRESTFIKKNLERWKKYQEQPTEDPDEMAERFTSILDDLAYAKTFYSFSKVTSYINSLAANVYHNIYANHKEHDRRFSDFFVYELPLLFRKYHRLFLFTFLFFLLFCIISAFSAAHDETFVRGVLGDEYVSMTEENINNGDPFGVYKQGNEWKMFLEIAVNNIRVALMTFVSGILLGVGTLWMMMKNAVMLGAFQYYFFAKGLGIKSVLVIWIHGTLEISAIVIAGCAGLVMISGLLFPGTRKRLDAMKKTARDGVKIVITLVPVFIVAAFLEGFVTRHTAMPLAVSISILLVSLLFIIGYFVVYPIHLHRQGYKLGPKATIIKPVK is encoded by the coding sequence ATGCGTGAATCAACCTTCATAAAAAAGAACCTCGAGCGCTGGAAAAAATATCAGGAGCAGCCTACGGAAGATCCTGATGAGATGGCGGAACGCTTTACCAGCATACTGGATGACCTGGCATATGCCAAGACCTTCTATAGCTTCAGCAAAGTCACCAGTTATATCAATAGCCTGGCTGCCAATGTTTATCATAATATCTATGCTAATCATAAAGAGCATGACCGGCGGTTCAGCGACTTTTTTGTATATGAACTGCCCCTGCTGTTTCGTAAATACCACCGTCTGTTCCTGTTCACTTTTCTGTTCTTCCTGCTCTTCTGCATTATCAGCGCCTTTTCGGCTGCACATGATGAGACCTTCGTACGCGGTGTACTGGGTGATGAGTATGTGAGTATGACTGAGGAGAACATTAATAACGGGGATCCTTTTGGCGTATACAAACAGGGGAATGAATGGAAAATGTTTCTGGAGATCGCTGTGAATAATATCAGAGTCGCATTAATGACATTCGTAAGTGGCATCCTGCTGGGAGTAGGTACGCTGTGGATGATGATGAAGAATGCGGTGATGCTGGGGGCTTTCCAGTATTACTTTTTTGCAAAAGGACTGGGTATTAAGTCAGTACTGGTTATCTGGATCCATGGTACGCTGGAGATCTCAGCAATTGTGATAGCTGGCTGTGCCGGACTGGTGATGATCAGTGGACTACTGTTCCCGGGTACACGAAAAAGGCTGGACGCCATGAAAAAAACGGCCAGGGATGGCGTAAAAATCGTTATTACGTTGGTACCTGTATTTATAGTGGCGGCTTTCCTGGAAGGATTCGTCACCCGTCATACAGCTATGCCATTGGCAGTAAGCATCAGTATTCTGCTGGTGTCGCTATTATTTATTATAGGCTATTTCGTTGTCTATCCGATTCACCTGCATCGGCAAGGATATAAGCTTGGCCCTAAAGCAACTATTATAAAGCCGGTGAAATGA
- a CDS encoding DUF4350 domain-containing protein — translation MKSKYLYIIIIAAIILIIFWIAAVQFVKPANREIEEQELLKQTFSYKDKTPGGCYAMFKAMSGLFYYEMKPQVVTKPFTRTFTKDATLSATNYNLYMLVADKLYTSEEDAKNMIKFASAGNQLFIATNHPDSFLTNLLHIDVDNEGFFQFAVNAEQHFVNKNLAPDTAFMRAGIKGGSYLTRMDTSRTTILGTDAFNRPNFIRVTVDEGAVFLLLQPSVLTNYFLMKERNMVALERLLSYTNLYTDHVYWDEFYKYQHYRQSSDFSEWQVLMRYPAMRWALFLAVLLLLIYILFESKRRQRVIPEKNILVNNSLEFVDALGQLYYQQHNNKNLAYKIILQWQEFIRSKYYLNTNVMDAAFANALSRKAVMPLEHVNSILGDIQAIQLSDMNLSDEDLQIFYKKIQAFYINTK, via the coding sequence GTGAAATCAAAATACTTATATATCATCATCATTGCTGCCATCATCCTGATAATCTTTTGGATAGCGGCAGTGCAGTTTGTGAAACCAGCGAACAGGGAAATAGAAGAACAGGAACTGTTAAAGCAGACCTTTTCCTACAAAGATAAAACGCCAGGTGGTTGTTATGCGATGTTTAAAGCGATGTCGGGTCTCTTTTATTATGAGATGAAGCCACAGGTCGTCACCAAGCCTTTCACACGCACCTTTACGAAAGATGCGACGTTATCTGCTACGAATTATAACCTGTATATGCTGGTAGCTGACAAGCTGTATACATCTGAAGAAGATGCAAAGAACATGATCAAATTTGCATCAGCCGGTAATCAGCTGTTTATAGCCACTAACCATCCGGACAGCTTTCTGACGAACCTGCTGCATATAGATGTGGATAATGAGGGCTTCTTTCAGTTTGCAGTTAATGCAGAACAGCATTTTGTAAATAAGAACCTCGCACCGGATACTGCATTTATGCGTGCCGGCATCAAAGGCGGTAGCTATCTTACACGTATGGATACCAGCCGTACTACGATATTGGGTACGGATGCATTTAACCGTCCAAACTTTATCAGAGTTACAGTGGACGAAGGAGCCGTATTCCTGTTACTACAGCCATCTGTACTGACCAATTATTTTCTGATGAAAGAACGGAATATGGTAGCATTGGAAAGATTGCTCTCATATACCAATCTTTATACGGATCATGTATACTGGGATGAGTTCTATAAATATCAGCATTACAGGCAATCATCCGATTTCAGCGAATGGCAGGTACTGATGCGCTATCCGGCAATGCGCTGGGCATTGTTCCTGGCAGTACTGCTTCTATTGATCTATATACTGTTTGAAAGCAAACGCAGACAACGTGTCATCCCGGAAAAAAATATACTTGTGAATAACTCACTGGAGTTTGTGGATGCACTGGGGCAGTTATATTATCAACAACACAATAACAAGAACCTGGCATACAAGATCATCTTACAATGGCAGGAATTTATACGCTCAAAGTATTACCTGAATACAAATGTGATGGATGCCGCTTTTGCAAATGCATTATCACGTAAGGCCGTGATGCCGCTGGAGCATGTGAACAGTATACTGGGTGATATACAGGCAATCCAACTGTCGGATATGAATTTGTCTGACGAGGATTTACAGATATTCTATAAGAAAATACAGGCGTTTTATATAAATACGAAATAA
- a CDS encoding AAA family ATPase has product MEETTFQPRTDFTVLHEAVAAIREQIGKVIVGQHEMIDLLIAGLLTQGHVLIEGVPGVAKTLTAKLLARCIDADFSRLQFTPDIMPADVVGTSVFNPEKREFEYKRGPVFANLVLIDEINRAPAKTQAALFEVMEERQVTNDGVTHPLPGPFMVVATQNPIEQEGTYRLPEAQLDRFLFKIEVKYPSLAEEISLLQAMHQHNGLTDVTKLVQRVVTATQILEYQALVRRVHIEDKLLHFIAALIHETRNNASLYLGASPRASLAVMNCAKAIAAMNSRDFVTPDDIVTMLPHVLRHRIVLTPEREMEGITTDEVIAQIVKSVEVPR; this is encoded by the coding sequence ATGGAGGAAACTACATTTCAGCCCCGTACCGATTTTACTGTACTGCATGAAGCAGTAGCTGCTATACGGGAGCAGATAGGAAAAGTAATCGTTGGTCAGCATGAAATGATTGACCTTTTAATAGCTGGTCTGCTTACGCAGGGGCACGTACTGATAGAAGGTGTACCGGGTGTAGCCAAAACCCTTACTGCTAAACTACTGGCACGTTGTATTGATGCAGATTTTTCCAGACTGCAGTTTACACCGGATATTATGCCGGCGGATGTGGTAGGTACATCTGTGTTTAATCCGGAGAAGAGGGAGTTTGAATATAAACGCGGACCTGTATTTGCTAATCTGGTACTGATCGATGAAATTAACCGTGCTCCGGCAAAAACACAGGCGGCGTTGTTTGAAGTAATGGAGGAACGCCAGGTAACCAATGATGGCGTTACACATCCGTTGCCGGGTCCTTTTATGGTCGTTGCGACACAGAACCCGATAGAGCAGGAGGGAACTTACCGTTTACCGGAAGCCCAACTCGACCGTTTCCTGTTCAAGATAGAAGTGAAGTACCCTTCACTGGCGGAAGAAATTTCGCTGTTACAGGCAATGCACCAGCACAATGGTTTAACTGATGTGACGAAACTTGTACAAAGGGTCGTGACGGCTACGCAGATCCTGGAATACCAGGCGCTGGTAAGGAGGGTGCATATTGAAGATAAGCTGTTGCATTTTATTGCTGCACTGATACATGAGACGCGTAATAACGCATCTTTATATCTTGGTGCATCGCCACGTGCATCACTGGCTGTGATGAACTGCGCGAAGGCTATCGCAGCCATGAACAGTCGTGACTTTGTAACACCGGATGATATTGTTACGATGCTCCCGCATGTATTGCGTCATCGTATTGTATTAACACCGGAACGTGAAATGGAAGGTATTACGACGGATGAAGTGATCGCTCAGATCGTGAAGTCAGTCGAAGTACCAAGGTAA